The following are from one region of the Salvelinus fontinalis isolate EN_2023a chromosome 5, ASM2944872v1, whole genome shotgun sequence genome:
- the LOC129854980 gene encoding 60S ribosomal protein L27a-like, translated as MTVLLPSLLTSSDVLQPTKKTKTRKLRGHVSHGHGRIGKHRKHPGGRGNAGGMHHHRINFDKYHPGYFGKVGMRHYHLKRNTVHCPTVNLDKLWTLVSEQTRLNYAKKPEGPAPIIDAVRAGYFKVLGKGKLPKQPVIVKAKFFSRRAEEKIKAVGGACVLMA; from the exons ATGACTGTGTTGCTACCTAGTTTGCTAACCTCAAGTGATGTATTGCAGCCCACCAAAAAGACCAAGACCAGGAAGCTCCGAGGGCACGTAAGCCACGGACATGGTCGTATCG GCAAGCACAGGAAGCATCCTGGAGGTCGTGGTAATGCTGGTGGCATGCATCACCACAGAATTAACTTTGACAAATA CCACCCGGGCTACTTTGGTAAGGTGGGTATGAGACACTACCATCTCAAAAGGAACACGGTGCACTGCCCAACTGTCAACCTCGACAAGCTGTGGACGCTGGTGAGCGAGCAGACCAGGCTCAACTACGCCAAGAAGCCTGAGGGCCCCGCTCCCATCATTGATGCTGTGCGCGCT GGCTACTTCAAAGTGCTGGGCAAAGGCAAGCTGCCCAAGCAGCCTGTGATCGTCAAGGCAAAGTTCTTCAGCCGACGGGCGGAAGAGAAGATCAAAGCAGTGGGAGGAGCCTGTGTGCTGATGGCATAA